A single region of the Pseudomonas sp. B21-023 genome encodes:
- a CDS encoding secretin N-terminal domain-containing protein, which produces MKPSKLCKPAPFVLLALCVAIAGCGSSAARKDSQELIKEGQYEAGIARLEEALREDPRDTELNIALAHGRQAAVEALLTQADSDRVRHDFAGARMGYGRVLTIEANNRRAQEGIRQLELIRTLDDRVALGQAALRQGDLFGAERYMREVLRLDPQNQKGQMLRSDIENVQARTATPYPQLRSKLERPVTLEFRDADLKTIFEVLAQVAGINFIFDKDLRPDMKATIFVREVRIEDAVALLLEQNQLRQKIVNDNTLLLYPDSPQKTKDYQELVMRTFYLTSIDANTALNMVKTMLKTRDVFVDERLNTLTMRDTPDAVRMAEKLLQSQDQSNPEVVLEVEVMEVATSRILDLGLQWPNTFGVLTSDGKSVSVLDQLRGIDSSRISISPAPQAKINAQDKDINTLASPVIRVSNREQARIHIGQRVPIISATSVPSTQGPVITESVTYLDVGLKLEVQPTVHLNNEVAIKVALEVSNATPLEATRQGTIPVQVDTRNAQTSLRLHDGETQVLAGLVRNDHNASGNKIPGLGDIPGLGRLFGSNKDDMSKSELVLAITPRIVRNLPYQSPSDMEFATGTESALQVRQLAQPAPASALPADAPADEPAAAPLVEGQMAVVPAAARPRP; this is translated from the coding sequence ATGAAACCGTCGAAGTTGTGCAAGCCTGCGCCGTTCGTGCTCCTGGCCCTGTGCGTGGCCATCGCCGGATGCGGCTCGAGCGCCGCGCGCAAGGACAGCCAGGAACTGATCAAGGAAGGCCAGTACGAGGCCGGCATCGCTCGCCTGGAAGAAGCCCTGCGCGAAGATCCGCGCGACACCGAGCTGAACATCGCCCTGGCCCACGGCCGCCAGGCCGCGGTCGAGGCACTGCTGACCCAGGCCGACAGCGACCGCGTGCGCCACGACTTCGCCGGCGCGCGCATGGGCTACGGTCGGGTGCTGACCATCGAGGCGAACAACCGCCGTGCCCAGGAGGGCATCCGCCAGCTGGAGCTGATCCGCACCCTCGACGACCGTGTCGCCCTTGGCCAGGCTGCATTGCGCCAGGGCGACCTGTTCGGCGCCGAGCGCTACATGCGCGAGGTGCTGCGCCTCGACCCGCAGAACCAGAAGGGCCAGATGCTGCGCAGCGACATCGAGAACGTCCAGGCCCGTACCGCCACGCCTTACCCGCAACTGCGCAGCAAGCTGGAGCGCCCGGTTACCCTGGAGTTTCGCGATGCCGACCTGAAGACCATCTTCGAGGTGCTGGCCCAGGTCGCCGGGATCAACTTCATCTTCGACAAGGACCTGCGCCCGGACATGAAGGCCACCATCTTCGTGCGCGAGGTGCGCATCGAGGATGCCGTGGCCCTGCTGCTGGAGCAGAACCAGCTGCGCCAGAAGATCGTCAACGACAACACCTTGCTGCTCTACCCGGACTCGCCGCAGAAGACCAAGGACTACCAGGAACTGGTCATGCGCACCTTCTACCTGACCAGCATCGACGCCAACACCGCGCTGAACATGGTCAAGACCATGCTCAAGACCCGCGACGTGTTCGTCGACGAGCGCCTCAACACCCTGACCATGCGCGACACCCCCGACGCCGTGCGCATGGCCGAGAAGCTGCTGCAGTCCCAGGACCAGTCCAACCCCGAGGTGGTGCTGGAAGTGGAGGTGATGGAAGTGGCCACTTCGCGCATCCTCGACCTCGGCCTGCAATGGCCCAACACCTTCGGCGTGCTGACCAGCGACGGCAAGTCGGTGAGCGTGCTCGACCAGCTGCGCGGCATCGACTCCAGCCGCATCAGCATCTCGCCGGCGCCACAGGCCAAGATCAATGCCCAGGACAAGGACATCAACACCCTGGCAAGCCCGGTGATCCGGGTCAGCAACCGCGAACAGGCGCGCATCCACATCGGTCAGCGGGTGCCGATCATCAGCGCCACCTCGGTGCCCTCGACCCAAGGCCCGGTGATCACCGAAAGCGTCACCTACCTGGATGTCGGCCTCAAGCTCGAAGTGCAGCCCACCGTGCACCTGAACAACGAGGTGGCGATCAAGGTGGCCCTGGAAGTGAGCAACGCCACGCCCCTGGAGGCCACGCGCCAGGGCACCATTCCGGTCCAGGTCGATACCCGCAACGCCCAGACCAGCCTGCGCCTGCACGATGGCGAGACCCAAGTGCTGGCCGGCCTGGTGCGCAACGACCACAACGCCAGCGGCAACAAGATCCCGGGGCTGGGCGACATTCCCGGCCTGGGCCGGCTGTTCGGCAGCAACAAGGACGACATGAGCAAGTCCGAACTGGTGCTGGCGATCACCCCGCGCATCGTGCGCAACCTGCCGTACCAGAGCCCGTCGGACATGGAGTTCGCCACTGGCACCGAGTCGGCCCTGCAGGTGCGCCAGCTGGCGCAACCGGCGCCGGCCAGCGCGCTGCCCGCCGACGCCCCGGCTGACGAGCCGGCCGCGGCGCCACTGGTAGAGGGGCAGATGGCCGTGGTGCCTGCCGCCGCGAGGCCACGGCCATGA
- a CDS encoding DUF6021 family protein, giving the protein MSDPRQSPAKQGPHSSEQATAPDDLGFDPDSPDVDDPQVDPQGPAKPPRDVEKEA; this is encoded by the coding sequence ATGTCAGATCCACGCCAATCGCCGGCCAAGCAGGGCCCGCACTCATCCGAGCAGGCCACCGCGCCCGACGACCTCGGCTTCGACCCGGACTCGCCGGATGTCGATGACCCGCAGGTTGATCCCCAGGGGCCGGCCAAGCCACCGAGGGATGTCGAAAAGGAGGCCTGA
- a CDS encoding polysaccharide deacetylase family protein, with amino-acid sequence MTSRRDFMKGTLAGGIAVAAGAVLAKEPGGSTGAPPDSAEGKGFWPNGAQLVISVSLQFESGGQPEHAESPFPPLDSRYPDTIAPSWYRYGPLEGVPRLLALFDRHGIKVTSHMVGKAVEAYPELAAEVVRRGHEAAGHGLHWAPQYSLTPAEERRQYEQASAIIERVTGQRPVGFNAFWMRHSRETLNILQDLGFLYHIDDLARDEPSIIPVRGKPFAVVPYTLRNNDIGRIAGSTAMTGAALLQELKDEFDVLYAEGRQRRRLMSLSAHDRIGGTPTVVRALDQFFTYARGHAGVAFMRKDEIARWALAQADTPVNPPRVFA; translated from the coding sequence ATGACCAGCAGAAGAGATTTCATGAAAGGCACCCTCGCCGGCGGCATCGCCGTGGCGGCGGGCGCGGTACTGGCGAAAGAGCCAGGCGGCAGCACCGGGGCGCCGCCCGATAGCGCCGAGGGCAAGGGGTTCTGGCCCAATGGCGCGCAACTGGTGATTTCCGTGTCGTTGCAATTCGAATCCGGTGGCCAGCCGGAACACGCCGAAAGCCCCTTCCCGCCGCTGGATTCACGCTACCCCGACACCATCGCCCCCAGCTGGTACCGCTACGGCCCGCTGGAAGGCGTGCCGCGCCTGCTCGCGCTGTTCGACCGGCATGGCATCAAGGTCACTTCGCACATGGTCGGCAAGGCTGTGGAGGCTTACCCGGAGCTGGCGGCCGAGGTGGTCAGGCGCGGCCACGAAGCCGCCGGGCACGGCCTGCACTGGGCTCCGCAGTACAGCCTGACGCCGGCGGAGGAGCGTCGCCAGTACGAGCAGGCCAGCGCCATCATCGAGCGCGTCACCGGCCAACGCCCGGTGGGTTTCAACGCGTTCTGGATGCGTCACTCCCGCGAAACGTTGAACATCCTCCAGGACCTCGGCTTTCTCTACCACATCGACGACCTGGCCCGCGACGAACCCTCGATCATCCCGGTGCGCGGCAAGCCTTTCGCGGTAGTGCCCTACACCCTGCGCAACAACGACATCGGTCGTATTGCCGGGTCCACGGCGATGACCGGCGCCGCGCTGTTGCAGGAGCTCAAGGACGAGTTCGACGTGCTTTATGCCGAAGGCCGCCAACGGCGCCGGCTGATGTCGCTGTCGGCGCATGACCGCATCGGCGGCACACCTACCGTGGTGCGCGCGCTGGACCAGTTCTTCACCTATGCCCGCGGCCATGCCGGCGTGGCGTTCATGCGCAAGGACGAGATTGCCCGTTGGGCCCTTGCCCAGGCCGATACGCCGGTCAATCCGCCACGGGTGTTCGCCTGA
- a CDS encoding helix-turn-helix domain-containing protein, which yields MAHYRECPAYDVFAPNCPARLVLDRLADKWVLLLIDRLSAGERVRFNQLRRDIAGVSQKVLSQTLKRLERDGLVERQVHPSVPPTVEYALTELGATLGGTVERLAQWAESNMPAILLARRLYDQCAE from the coding sequence ATGGCCCATTACCGCGAATGCCCCGCCTACGACGTGTTCGCCCCGAATTGCCCGGCCCGCCTGGTGCTCGATCGCCTCGCCGACAAATGGGTGCTGTTGCTCATCGACCGCCTCAGCGCCGGTGAGCGGGTGCGCTTCAACCAGCTGCGCCGAGATATCGCCGGTGTATCGCAGAAGGTGCTGTCGCAAACCCTGAAGCGGCTCGAACGCGACGGCCTGGTGGAGCGCCAGGTGCATCCGAGCGTACCGCCCACCGTCGAATACGCCCTCACCGAACTGGGCGCGACACTGGGCGGTACGGTGGAGCGTCTGGCGCAGTGGGCGGAGTCGAACATGCCGGCGATTCTTCTGGCACGCCGGCTGTATGACCAATGCGCCGAATGA
- a CDS encoding type II secretion system protein — protein MAASMPNGEAGFTYLGVLLLIAVSSMALAATGTLWATSQQREHERQLLWVGGQYAQALRSYYRASPGLAQYPQDLGELVEDNRFPSPQRHLRRLYPDPVGGGEEWGLLRAVDGRITGVYSRSDAAPLKRSGFDAQWSAFEGLEHYSDWQFVAEQAFAESAAGARPHAGLGEAP, from the coding sequence ATGGCAGCCTCTATGCCGAATGGTGAAGCCGGCTTCACCTACCTGGGCGTGCTGCTGCTGATCGCCGTCAGCAGCATGGCCCTGGCGGCCACCGGCACCCTGTGGGCCACCAGCCAGCAGCGCGAGCACGAGCGCCAGCTGCTGTGGGTGGGCGGCCAGTACGCCCAGGCCCTGCGCAGCTACTACCGCGCCTCGCCGGGCCTGGCCCAGTATCCGCAGGACCTTGGGGAACTGGTGGAAGACAACCGTTTCCCGTCGCCGCAGCGCCACCTGCGTCGGCTCTACCCGGACCCTGTCGGTGGCGGCGAAGAATGGGGCCTGTTGCGCGCGGTCGATGGCCGCATCACCGGGGTGTACAGCCGCTCCGACGCCGCGCCGCTCAAGCGCAGCGGTTTCGACGCCCAGTGGAGCGCCTTCGAGGGGCTGGAGCACTACAGCGACTGGCAGTTCGTCGCCGAGCAGGCCTTTGCCGAGAGCGCCGCTGGCGCCCGTCCACACGCCGGCCTGGGAGAAGCGCCATGA
- a CDS encoding GspE/PulE family protein has product MSQAFDKDPLDPSRGYPRELLAQARQQAGQERLLACLEHLSSDTPATFTQRLAITLHYPVLATQALFACAPAFDRVSLAQCLKHEFALVEHDGERVGVFADPFDSARLAWIDDRLQGAPLYLAHAADLAAFLARHEESFHAVEALGHEAEPGSEADPLQRLSLTSISEDQSRVVKLVNSTLYDALKLHASDIHLGMTGQGLTIKYRIDGVLNGAGKASGSAFAEQVISRIKVMAELDIGEKRVPQDGRFKVAIGERQIDFRVSIMPSIFGEDAVLRVLDKQDLSDQVSGVQLQALGFEAHTLQALRRLAAEPYGMILVTGPTGSGKTTTLYAMLSEINHGMDKIITIEDPVEYQLPGVLQIPVNEKKGLTFARGLRSILRHDPDKILVGEIRDPDTAQIAVQSALTGHLVFTTIHANNVFDVIGRFSQMQVDPYSFVSALNAVLAQRLVRLACPHCAQACDPDDDLLAASGLTRDAVAGWRFVRAQGCGQCRGSGYRGRSAIAELLHLDDDLRQMIVERRPLSQIKQLACQRGLRLLRASAVDLVRDGRTTLEEINRVTFIA; this is encoded by the coding sequence ATGTCCCAGGCATTCGATAAAGACCCACTGGACCCATCGCGGGGCTACCCCCGCGAACTCCTGGCCCAGGCCCGCCAGCAAGCCGGCCAAGAGCGTCTTCTGGCCTGCCTGGAACACCTGTCCAGCGACACCCCGGCCACCTTCACCCAGCGCCTGGCCATCACCCTGCATTACCCGGTGCTCGCCACCCAGGCCCTGTTCGCCTGCGCTCCGGCCTTCGACCGGGTCAGCCTGGCGCAGTGCCTGAAACACGAATTTGCCCTGGTCGAACACGACGGCGAGCGGGTCGGTGTGTTCGCCGACCCCTTCGACAGCGCCCGCCTGGCCTGGATCGACGACCGCCTGCAGGGCGCGCCGCTGTACCTGGCCCACGCCGCCGACCTGGCCGCGTTCCTGGCCCGCCACGAGGAAAGCTTCCACGCCGTCGAGGCCCTCGGCCACGAGGCTGAACCCGGCAGCGAGGCCGACCCGCTGCAGCGCCTGTCGCTGACCAGCATCAGCGAAGACCAGAGCCGCGTGGTCAAGCTGGTCAACTCCACCCTGTACGACGCGCTCAAGCTGCACGCCAGCGACATCCACCTAGGGATGACCGGCCAGGGCCTGACCATCAAGTACCGCATCGACGGCGTGCTCAACGGTGCCGGCAAGGCCAGCGGCAGCGCCTTCGCCGAGCAGGTGATCTCGCGGATCAAGGTAATGGCCGAGCTGGACATCGGCGAGAAGCGCGTGCCCCAGGACGGTCGCTTCAAGGTGGCCATCGGCGAGCGGCAGATCGATTTCCGCGTCTCGATCATGCCCAGCATCTTCGGCGAGGACGCGGTGCTGCGGGTGCTGGACAAGCAGGACCTGTCCGACCAGGTCAGCGGCGTGCAGCTGCAGGCCCTTGGCTTCGAGGCGCACACCCTGCAGGCCCTGCGCCGGCTGGCCGCCGAGCCCTACGGCATGATCTTGGTCACCGGCCCCACCGGCAGCGGCAAGACCACCACCCTCTACGCCATGCTCAGCGAGATCAACCACGGCATGGACAAGATCATCACCATCGAGGATCCGGTCGAGTACCAGCTGCCCGGCGTGCTGCAGATCCCGGTCAACGAGAAGAAGGGCCTGACCTTCGCCCGCGGCCTGCGCTCGATCCTGCGCCACGACCCGGACAAGATCCTCGTCGGAGAGATCCGTGACCCGGACACCGCGCAGATTGCCGTGCAGTCGGCGCTCACCGGGCACCTGGTGTTCACCACCATCCACGCCAACAACGTGTTCGACGTGATCGGCCGCTTCAGCCAGATGCAGGTCGACCCCTACAGCTTCGTCTCGGCGCTCAATGCCGTGCTGGCCCAGCGCCTGGTGCGCCTGGCCTGCCCGCACTGCGCGCAGGCCTGCGACCCGGATGACGACTTGCTGGCCGCCTCGGGCCTGACCCGTGATGCGGTGGCCGGCTGGCGCTTCGTGCGCGCCCAGGGCTGCGGCCAGTGCCGTGGCAGCGGCTACCGCGGGCGCAGCGCGATTGCCGAACTGTTGCACCTGGACGACGACCTGCGGCAGATGATCGTCGAACGTCGCCCGCTCTCGCAGATCAAGCAGCTGGCCTGCCAACGCGGCCTGCGCCTGTTGCGCGCTTCGGCCGTGGACCTGGTCCGCGATGGCCGTACCACACTCGAGGAGATCAACCGTGTCACATTTATCGCCTGA
- a CDS encoding curli assembly protein CsgF — protein MSNHLARRIAACLLAVGLGGQALATELVYTPVNPSFGGNPINGAWLLNNAQAQNDYDDPDLKDRSSAFAGTSALERFSNQLESRLLGQLLDNISNGNTGSMSTDAFLIDVIDDSGALSIKVTDRATGEVSIIEVSGLNP, from the coding sequence ATGAGCAACCACCTTGCACGACGCATCGCCGCCTGCCTGCTGGCCGTCGGCCTCGGTGGCCAGGCCCTGGCCACCGAGCTGGTGTACACCCCGGTCAACCCGTCCTTCGGCGGCAATCCGATCAATGGCGCCTGGCTGTTGAACAACGCCCAGGCGCAGAACGACTACGACGATCCCGACCTCAAGGACCGCAGCTCGGCATTCGCCGGCACCTCGGCCCTGGAGCGCTTCAGCAACCAGCTCGAGTCGCGCCTGCTCGGGCAGTTGCTGGACAACATCAGCAACGGCAACACCGGCAGCATGTCCACCGACGCCTTCCTGATCGACGTGATCGACGATTCCGGGGCGCTGAGCATCAAGGTCACCGACCGGGCCACCGGGGAAGTCTCGATCATCGAGGTCAGCGGCCTGAACCCCTGA
- a CDS encoding CsgG/HfaB family protein, whose product MKRLLSTLLILTALASLQGCGLREPMPAEQDPETPTLTPRASTYYDLVNMPRPRGRLMAVVYGFRDQTGQYKPTPASSFSTSVTQGAASMLMDALNASGWFVVLEREGLQNLLTERKIIRASQKKPDVAENIQGELPPLQAANLMLEGGIIAYDTNVRSGGEGARYLGIGLSREYRVDQVTVNLRAVDVRTGQVLANVMTSKTIYSVGQNAGVFKFIEFKKLLEAEVGYTTNEPAQLCVLSAIEAAVGHLLAQGIERRLWQVAGDGAGDKAVLDKYLSQYQQQ is encoded by the coding sequence ATGAAACGCCTGCTGAGCACACTGCTGATCCTCACCGCCCTGGCTAGCCTGCAAGGTTGCGGCCTGCGCGAGCCGATGCCCGCCGAACAAGACCCTGAGACTCCGACGCTGACACCGCGGGCCTCGACCTACTACGACCTGGTCAACATGCCCCGGCCCCGTGGCCGGCTGATGGCGGTGGTATACGGCTTCCGCGACCAGACCGGGCAGTACAAGCCGACTCCGGCCAGCTCGTTCTCCACCAGTGTCACCCAGGGGGCGGCGAGCATGCTGATGGACGCCCTCAACGCCAGTGGCTGGTTCGTGGTGCTCGAGCGCGAGGGCCTGCAGAACCTGCTGACCGAGCGCAAGATCATCCGCGCCTCGCAGAAGAAGCCTGACGTTGCCGAGAACATCCAGGGCGAACTGCCGCCGTTGCAGGCGGCCAACCTGATGCTCGAGGGCGGCATCATTGCCTACGACACCAACGTGCGCAGCGGCGGCGAGGGCGCCCGCTACCTGGGCATCGGCCTGTCCCGCGAGTACCGGGTCGACCAGGTCACGGTCAACCTGCGGGCGGTGGACGTGCGCACCGGGCAGGTGCTGGCCAACGTGATGACCAGCAAGACCATCTACTCGGTCGGGCAGAACGCCGGGGTGTTCAAGTTCATCGAGTTCAAGAAGCTGCTCGAGGCCGAGGTCGGCTACACCACCAACGAGCCGGCGCAGCTGTGCGTGTTGTCGGCCATCGAAGCCGCGGTGGGCCACCTGCTGGCCCAGGGCATCGAGCGGCGGCTGTGGCAGGTGGCCGGGGACGGGGCGGGGGACAAGGCGGTGCTGGACAAGTACCTGAGTCAGTACCAGCAGCAGTAG
- a CDS encoding ester cyclase: protein MNTEPKASALRAGRWITLLLLSAAANPGNAGELVTPATLVVDRSLPKAQLEQQILAARRYDTFWNTGDEAMARAALASDFRDNTLPPGRPQGVEGPLSASRAFRAAVPDLRCEVLQMIVAGDRVTAALRFTGHFSGKLGEHQGQGQAIDFIAMDIYRVAEGRIAEDWHLEDNLAFMRQAGLVGR, encoded by the coding sequence ATGAACACCGAACCCAAGGCTTCGGCGCTGCGTGCTGGCCGCTGGATCACCCTGTTGCTGCTGAGCGCGGCGGCCAATCCGGGCAATGCCGGCGAGCTGGTGACTCCGGCCACCCTGGTCGTGGACCGGAGCCTGCCCAAGGCCCAGCTGGAGCAGCAGATCCTCGCCGCCCGCCGCTACGACACCTTCTGGAACACCGGCGACGAGGCCATGGCCCGCGCCGCGCTGGCCAGCGACTTTCGCGACAACACCCTGCCACCGGGACGGCCACAGGGCGTGGAAGGGCCATTGAGCGCTTCCAGGGCATTTCGCGCAGCGGTGCCGGACCTGCGCTGCGAGGTGCTGCAGATGATCGTCGCAGGCGACCGGGTCACCGCGGCGCTGCGTTTCACCGGGCACTTCAGCGGCAAGCTGGGCGAGCACCAGGGGCAGGGCCAGGCCATCGATTTCATCGCCATGGATATCTACCGTGTCGCCGAGGGCCGGATCGCCGAGGACTGGCATCTGGAGGACAACCTTGCGTTCATGCGGCAGGCGGGGTTGGTTGGGCGTTGA
- a CDS encoding pilus assembly protein, with protein sequence MRRLDLEFQPRHSSPLAWSLLALGGAVLAVLVLAQQQLVSEQVHLEGRVHQLELKLGRRPATAAVQSSAVIREQAERLAQMRSVSQQLQRPWQQLFAMLEAMPQEDVALLSLTPDARKGQVRISAEARNLEAMLQYHQRLERSAELSDVSLLNHEVVAGQVEHPVRFNLTATWETGHARP encoded by the coding sequence ATGCGCCGCCTCGACCTGGAATTCCAACCCCGCCACAGCAGCCCCCTGGCCTGGTCGTTGCTGGCCCTGGGCGGCGCCGTGCTGGCCGTGCTGGTGCTGGCCCAGCAGCAACTGGTGAGCGAGCAGGTGCACCTGGAAGGCCGCGTGCACCAACTCGAACTCAAGCTTGGCCGACGCCCGGCCACCGCCGCGGTGCAGAGCAGCGCGGTGATCCGCGAGCAGGCCGAGCGCCTGGCGCAGATGCGCAGCGTCTCGCAGCAGTTGCAGCGGCCATGGCAGCAGCTGTTCGCCATGCTCGAGGCGATGCCGCAGGAAGACGTGGCGCTGCTCAGCCTTACCCCCGACGCCCGCAAAGGCCAGGTACGCATCAGTGCCGAGGCGCGCAACCTCGAGGCCATGCTGCAGTACCACCAGCGCCTGGAGCGCAGCGCCGAGCTGTCGGACGTGTCGCTGCTCAACCACGAGGTGGTGGCCGGGCAGGTCGAGCATCCGGTGCGCTTCAACCTCACCGCCACCTGGGAGACCGGCCATGCGCGTCCGTAG
- a CDS encoding type II secretion system protein yields the protein MTRRQQGFSLIEVVLTLALLGLLATMAAPLTETVVRRGKEQQLREALYQLRDAIDAYKRAFDAGYIEKRLNASGYPPNLQVLVDGVRDVRSAKGAKFYFLRRIPHDPLRAAKDDDQGGWGLRAYDSAADSPREGEDVFDVYSKASGKGLNNVPYGQW from the coding sequence ATGACACGCCGCCAGCAGGGTTTCAGCCTGATCGAAGTGGTACTGACCCTGGCATTGCTCGGGCTGCTCGCCACCATGGCCGCGCCCTTGACCGAGACCGTGGTGCGCCGGGGCAAGGAGCAGCAGCTGCGTGAGGCCCTGTATCAGCTGCGCGACGCCATCGACGCCTACAAGCGCGCCTTCGACGCCGGCTACATCGAGAAGCGCCTGAACGCCAGCGGTTATCCGCCGAACCTGCAGGTGCTGGTGGACGGCGTGCGCGATGTGCGCAGCGCCAAGGGTGCGAAGTTCTACTTCCTGCGTCGCATCCCCCACGACCCGCTGCGCGCCGCCAAGGACGACGACCAGGGCGGCTGGGGCCTGCGCGCCTACGACAGCGCGGCCGACAGCCCGCGTGAGGGCGAGGATGTGTTCGACGTGTATTCCAAGGCCAGCGGCAAAGGCCTGAACAACGTGCCCTACGGGCAATGGTGA
- a CDS encoding type II secretion system protein — MKASRGFTLIELLVVMAIIATLMTIAMPRYFNSLEASREATLRQSLAVLREALDHYYGDTGHYPDSIDQLVEQRYLRNTPVDPITERRDAWQLVPPPEGVSGAVADIKSGATGRARDGSLYAEW; from the coding sequence ATGAAAGCGAGCAGAGGCTTCACCCTCATCGAGCTGCTGGTGGTGATGGCGATCATCGCCACCCTGATGACCATCGCCATGCCGCGCTACTTCAACAGCCTGGAGGCCTCCCGCGAGGCCACCCTGCGCCAGAGCCTGGCGGTGCTGCGCGAGGCCCTGGATCACTACTACGGCGACACCGGGCACTACCCCGATTCGATCGACCAGCTGGTGGAGCAGCGCTACCTGCGCAACACCCCGGTCGATCCGATCACCGAGCGGCGCGATGCCTGGCAGCTGGTGCCGCCGCCCGAGGGCGTTTCCGGCGCGGTGGCCGACATCAAGAGCGGAGCAACCGGGAGGGCGCGCGATGGCAGCCTCTATGCCGAATGGTGA
- the pilO gene encoding type 4a pilus biogenesis protein PilO has product MRVRSLIVHEALRRLGRAGLAAVLVGGLALAVALAGVLPQWQAVRELRASEADASVQVQRLARGELKVQAKPEQQALDDLRQQLPGQPQASELIERLYHLASAERISLARGEYALGVDPKTQLARYQIVLPVRGSYPQIRGFLKALLGQLPTLVLEDLELQRKRIGDRELTGRVRMTLYLSRS; this is encoded by the coding sequence ATGCGCGTCCGTAGCCTGATCGTCCATGAAGCGCTGCGGCGCCTGGGCCGGGCAGGGCTGGCCGCGGTGCTGGTCGGCGGCCTGGCCCTGGCAGTCGCCCTGGCCGGGGTGCTGCCCCAATGGCAAGCGGTGCGCGAACTGCGTGCCAGCGAGGCCGATGCCAGCGTCCAGGTGCAGCGCCTGGCGCGTGGCGAGCTCAAGGTGCAGGCCAAGCCCGAGCAGCAGGCGCTGGACGACCTGCGCCAGCAACTGCCCGGCCAGCCCCAGGCCAGCGAGCTGATCGAGCGCCTGTACCACCTGGCCAGCGCCGAGCGCATCAGCCTGGCCCGGGGCGAGTACGCCCTGGGCGTTGACCCGAAGACCCAGCTGGCGCGCTACCAGATCGTCCTGCCGGTGCGCGGCAGCTACCCGCAGATCCGTGGCTTTCTCAAGGCACTGCTCGGCCAACTGCCGACCTTGGTGCTGGAAGACCTCGAACTGCAACGCAAGCGGATCGGTGACCGGGAACTGACCGGCCGTGTGCGCATGACCCTTTACCTGTCGAGGTCGTGA
- the csgE gene encoding curli production assembly/transport protein CsgE, with the protein MKRLAARVCLCLALLHGQAQAGAEDEMMGFIVDNTISHIGHDFYHAFSDRLRATSRLDFNLVVRERPDARWGSLVTVEYEREVLYRRFLPPNTTQLNDEAIAAADLVRQQIIQRKLQRLLQDTTDLERDEL; encoded by the coding sequence ATGAAACGCCTGGCCGCGCGGGTGTGCCTGTGCCTGGCCCTGTTGCATGGCCAGGCACAGGCCGGGGCCGAGGACGAGATGATGGGTTTCATCGTCGACAACACCATCTCGCACATCGGCCACGACTTCTATCACGCCTTCAGCGACCGGCTGCGCGCCACCAGCCGGCTCGACTTCAACCTGGTGGTGCGCGAACGCCCGGATGCCCGCTGGGGCAGCCTGGTGACGGTGGAGTACGAACGCGAGGTGCTGTACCGGCGCTTCCTGCCGCCCAACACCACGCAACTGAACGACGAGGCCATCGCGGCCGCCGACCTGGTCAGGCAGCAGATCATCCAGCGCAAATTGCAACGGCTGCTGCAGGACACAACCGATCTGGAGAGGGACGAGCTATGA